A genomic stretch from Telmatocola sphagniphila includes:
- a CDS encoding thioredoxin-like domain-containing protein — MQTIARSANIARGVSISLALLILLGLGYVSFYKFLTPASTLAAYAEAGAPRAATNAPELEGGVAWLNTGKPIKIADLKGKIVLLDFWTLCCINCIHTLPDLAKLEKKYANELVVIGVHSAKFENEKNSESIRKALLRYEIKHPVVNDANMQIWKAYDVHSWPTLVLIDPEGKLIATGSGEGLYDAVDKKVAELIKIHKENKTLNEKPMRFDTAAFRDKIDSPLYFPGKILVDAPSKRIFISDSTNHRVVITDLNGQKIAIAGTGTPGLKDGTFAEAQFDDPQGLALKGDKLYVADRRNHCIRELDLKAQTVKIIAGTGQQDRDRAEGGPALKHGLNSPWDLLIRDNILFIAMAGHHQIWALDLDKMVLDNYAGDGRENIKDGLLSQARFAQPSGLASDGKDLFVADCEVSAVRRVPLVANGRVETLVGTGLFDFGDQDGQGKEALLQHAIGLAYADGKVYVADTYNSKIKTIDLASGKVSTFVGGKGSGDFNEPCGLSIAEGNLYVADTNAHRIRIVDLKTKAIKTLELKGVEPVKVSSK, encoded by the coding sequence ATGCAGACAATTGCTCGTTCCGCTAATATCGCTCGCGGGGTTTCGATCTCGCTGGCGCTTTTGATCCTCCTGGGTCTGGGTTATGTATCGTTTTACAAATTTCTGACCCCTGCTAGCACCCTGGCGGCTTATGCGGAAGCAGGTGCCCCGCGTGCGGCCACCAATGCTCCGGAACTCGAGGGCGGGGTGGCCTGGTTGAATACCGGCAAACCGATCAAAATCGCCGATCTGAAAGGTAAGATCGTCCTGCTCGATTTCTGGACGCTCTGCTGCATCAATTGCATCCACACTCTTCCCGATCTGGCCAAGTTAGAGAAGAAATATGCGAACGAACTGGTCGTGATCGGCGTGCATTCCGCCAAGTTCGAAAATGAAAAAAATAGCGAAAGTATCCGCAAGGCTCTCCTGCGCTACGAAATCAAGCATCCGGTCGTGAACGATGCCAACATGCAGATCTGGAAAGCGTACGATGTGCATTCCTGGCCGACGCTGGTGCTGATCGATCCGGAAGGGAAGCTGATTGCCACCGGATCGGGCGAAGGGCTCTATGACGCCGTCGATAAGAAAGTGGCCGAGCTCATCAAGATTCACAAGGAAAACAAGACTTTGAACGAAAAGCCGATGCGATTCGACACCGCGGCGTTTCGGGACAAGATCGATTCACCCTTGTATTTCCCGGGTAAGATTCTGGTCGATGCCCCGAGCAAGCGGATCTTCATCTCGGACAGCACCAATCATCGGGTTGTGATTACGGATCTGAACGGACAGAAAATCGCGATTGCGGGTACGGGAACCCCCGGCCTCAAGGATGGGACTTTCGCCGAAGCGCAATTCGACGATCCGCAGGGGCTGGCACTCAAGGGTGATAAGCTTTATGTGGCCGATCGCCGAAATCACTGCATTCGCGAACTCGATTTGAAGGCTCAGACGGTAAAAATTATCGCCGGAACGGGTCAGCAGGATCGGGATCGGGCGGAAGGTGGCCCGGCCTTGAAGCACGGCCTGAATAGTCCGTGGGATTTGCTTATCCGAGACAATATCCTATTTATCGCCATGGCGGGTCACCATCAGATCTGGGCCTTGGATCTCGATAAGATGGTGCTCGACAACTACGCCGGGGATGGCCGGGAGAATATCAAGGATGGTCTGCTCTCCCAAGCACGCTTTGCACAGCCAAGCGGTCTGGCTTCGGATGGTAAAGATTTGTTTGTGGCCGATTGCGAAGTCAGTGCCGTGAGACGGGTGCCGCTTGTGGCAAATGGGCGAGTCGAGACTCTCGTGGGCACCGGACTCTTCGATTTCGGGGACCAGGATGGCCAAGGTAAGGAAGCGCTTTTGCAGCACGCGATTGGTTTAGCTTACGCTGATGGCAAGGTTTATGTGGCCGACACTTACAACAGCAAGATCAAAACGATAGACCTGGCCAGCGGCAAAGTATCGACTTTCGTGGGGGGCAAGGGCTCCGGGGACTTCAATGAACCCTGTGGTCTGAGCATTGCAGAGGGAAATCTGTATGTGGCCGATACCAATGCTCATCGGATTCGGATTGTCGATCTGAAGACCAAGGCGATTAAGACGCTGGAACTGAAGGGTGTTGAGCCGGTCAAAGTCAGTTCTAAGTAA
- a CDS encoding S1C family serine protease, which translates to MKFGLNIKSLGAAVLIMGLQPTVAHAQGLQGSTKLSSVNVDLVSSVLTKVKKSVVKVKSNDEFTCMGTVIESDGYILTKASELRGDKISCELPDGRVPTAKIVAKNEVFDLALLKIDVDDLIPVEWTLSNSAGLGSWVASVGPDKKAAAVGVVSVAARDIKLTDLDQVPAVRAAGGYMGILPAENPEGPGVLVQSYGNEKNGPAEKAGLKIDDVIVAINGKPVTKVLEFRETVANYNPNDVITLKVKRSSEELDIQVKLGKRPPIADRSDFQNRMGSTLSDRRTGFPNILQHDSVIKPSDCGAPLVDLDGHVLGINIARAGRTESYAIPSETLLPLLPGLLAGKTVTRQLSIFAVLPSEADLRKQIKESEDNLRELQRSLAIKRQALAQIERDKSDLKKRMEEAKRVKAMEKLEEIPKPSEVKTPAEKKPEEKKK; encoded by the coding sequence ATGAAATTCGGATTAAATATCAAATCTCTGGGGGCCGCGGTCCTGATTATGGGCTTACAGCCCACTGTGGCCCATGCACAAGGGCTTCAAGGCTCCACCAAACTTTCCAGCGTCAACGTCGATCTGGTCTCGAGCGTCCTGACGAAAGTCAAGAAATCAGTCGTTAAGGTCAAATCCAACGATGAGTTCACCTGCATGGGAACCGTCATTGAGTCGGATGGCTACATCCTGACTAAAGCCAGCGAACTCCGCGGGGACAAGATCTCCTGCGAGCTTCCGGATGGTCGAGTTCCAACGGCGAAAATTGTTGCCAAGAATGAAGTCTTCGACCTGGCTTTGCTGAAAATCGATGTCGATGACTTAATTCCGGTCGAATGGACGCTCAGCAATAGTGCCGGGTTGGGCAGCTGGGTGGCTTCAGTGGGGCCGGATAAGAAGGCGGCAGCCGTCGGCGTTGTCAGCGTGGCCGCTCGAGATATCAAACTGACCGATCTCGATCAGGTCCCCGCCGTACGGGCCGCGGGCGGATATATGGGAATTTTACCGGCGGAGAATCCGGAGGGTCCGGGTGTTCTCGTTCAGAGCTACGGGAACGAAAAGAATGGTCCGGCTGAGAAAGCCGGTCTGAAAATCGACGATGTGATCGTAGCCATCAACGGGAAGCCGGTGACAAAAGTTCTCGAGTTTCGCGAGACGGTGGCTAATTACAACCCGAATGATGTCATCACTTTGAAAGTCAAACGCAGTTCCGAAGAACTAGATATTCAGGTGAAGCTGGGCAAGCGGCCTCCTATCGCGGATCGGAGCGATTTCCAGAATCGAATGGGTTCGACGCTCAGCGATCGACGAACCGGGTTCCCGAATATCCTTCAGCACGACTCCGTCATCAAGCCGAGCGACTGTGGTGCTCCATTGGTCGATCTCGACGGTCACGTCCTCGGTATTAACATCGCGCGCGCCGGACGTACAGAAAGCTACGCGATCCCTTCGGAAACCTTGCTTCCGCTCTTACCCGGTCTGCTGGCGGGCAAAACGGTGACCCGGCAGCTCAGCATTTTCGCGGTGCTTCCTTCAGAGGCAGATCTGCGCAAGCAAATCAAAGAAAGCGAAGACAATCTTCGGGAATTGCAGAGAAGTTTGGCGATCAAGCGTCAGGCGCTGGCTCAAATCGAACGCGACAAATCCGACTTGAAGAAGCGCATGGAAGAAGCCAAACGAGTCAAGGCGATGGAAAAGCTCGAGGAGATTCCCAAGCCCAGCGAGGTCAAAACACCTGCTGAGAAGAAGCCCGAAGAGAAGAAAAAGTAG
- a CDS encoding MazG-like family protein, producing MPDATTTIDDLKAVVRQFAAVRKWEPYHSPKNLAMALASEVGELLEPFRWLTCEESREIVNDPVQREAIADELADVTTLLMHLSNHTGIDLSEALRQKMIKNEVKYPPPA from the coding sequence ATGCCGGATGCAACGACCACCATCGACGATTTGAAGGCGGTAGTCCGGCAATTTGCAGCCGTCCGAAAGTGGGAACCATACCATTCGCCCAAAAATCTGGCGATGGCCCTGGCTTCTGAAGTCGGCGAGTTGCTGGAACCGTTTCGCTGGCTGACCTGCGAGGAATCGCGGGAGATCGTCAACGATCCCGTTCAACGGGAAGCGATCGCGGACGAGCTGGCGGATGTGACCACACTCCTGATGCATTTGAGCAATCACACGGGGATTGACCTGAGCGAAGCACTGCGACAGAAGATGATCAAGAACGAAGTCAAATATCCTCCACCCGCCTAA
- the rimI gene encoding ribosomal protein S18-alanine N-acetyltransferase, with the protein MSTGRLQKEQLRVHIRWMIRRDMPEVLQTEQNSFDYAWTEEEFLRCLRQRNCIGMVAEQGERVVGFMIYELHKNKLHILNFAVHPEFRRLGIGRQMIAKLVGKLSSHRRTKITLAVRETNILAQVFYRDMSFKAVRLLRNYYEDSGEDAYLMQFCLGEDEGLDSEDLANRVAQYEES; encoded by the coding sequence ATGAGCACGGGTCGGTTGCAAAAGGAACAGCTTCGCGTGCATATTCGCTGGATGATCCGGCGGGATATGCCCGAGGTTTTACAGACGGAACAGAATAGTTTCGATTATGCCTGGACCGAAGAAGAGTTTCTCCGCTGCCTGCGTCAACGCAACTGTATCGGCATGGTCGCCGAGCAGGGCGAACGGGTTGTGGGATTCATGATCTACGAACTGCATAAGAACAAACTGCACATTCTGAATTTCGCGGTGCATCCGGAATTTCGCCGGTTGGGCATCGGCCGTCAGATGATCGCTAAACTCGTCGGGAAGCTTTCGAGCCACCGCCGAACTAAGATCACGCTGGCGGTACGGGAGACGAATATCCTGGCTCAGGTTTTCTACCGGGATATGAGTTTCAAAGCCGTTCGTTTGCTGAGGAATTACTACGAAGATTCGGGCGAAGACGCTTACCTGATGCAGTTTTGTCTAGGTGAAGATGAAGGGCTCGATAGCGAAGATCTCGCCAATCGCGTGGCCCAGTACGAAGAGAGCTGA
- a CDS encoding S1C family serine protease: MRSIFFASAISFIWSSAAFGGDNQKIDIPEPPPAVRKLKAESLEDLREISKQTKLVVDKVAPTVVGIFNAGSAGSGVIVSKDGIVLTAGHVSGEPGKMMEVVLTDGRRLKAKSLGRNTPIDSGMIKITTDGEYPFAKLAKQSDMKEGDWVIALGHPGGFKEGRSPVVRVGKLSSIISDRDGSITALRTDCTLVGGDSGGPLFDMQGRVIGIHSRINQEITTNIHVPIGTYRETWARLLKGADIGQVWFGVSQADDSSDCKLGRITEKSPAEKAGLKEGDVILKFDNQLVSTYKEMRNILNEKDAGDEVEVEIRRGDKTMTLKVTLAKKTDKERR; this comes from the coding sequence ATGCGATCCATTTTTTTTGCCAGTGCCATCTCCTTTATCTGGTCTAGTGCCGCCTTCGGAGGGGATAATCAGAAAATCGATATTCCGGAACCCCCCCCGGCTGTGCGTAAACTCAAAGCGGAAAGCCTCGAAGATCTGCGAGAAATCTCCAAGCAAACCAAGCTGGTCGTCGACAAAGTCGCTCCGACCGTCGTGGGGATCTTCAACGCGGGTTCCGCTGGATCGGGTGTCATCGTCAGCAAAGATGGTATCGTTCTCACCGCCGGTCACGTCTCGGGCGAGCCCGGTAAGATGATGGAAGTCGTTCTCACGGATGGAAGACGATTAAAAGCGAAGTCCCTGGGTAGAAATACCCCTATCGATAGTGGTATGATTAAAATAACGACTGATGGGGAGTATCCCTTTGCCAAGCTGGCGAAGCAATCCGATATGAAGGAAGGGGATTGGGTGATCGCCCTCGGCCACCCCGGCGGATTCAAGGAAGGTCGTTCGCCAGTCGTTCGTGTGGGTAAGCTGTCCTCGATCATTTCGGATCGCGACGGAAGCATTACCGCCTTGCGTACCGATTGCACTTTGGTCGGCGGAGATTCAGGAGGTCCTCTATTCGATATGCAGGGTCGGGTGATCGGCATTCATAGTCGAATCAATCAGGAAATCACGACCAATATCCATGTCCCGATCGGAACCTATCGCGAAACGTGGGCTAGACTTCTCAAAGGCGCTGATATCGGACAGGTCTGGTTCGGAGTGAGCCAGGCGGATGATTCCAGCGATTGTAAACTCGGTCGAATTACCGAGAAGTCCCCCGCGGAGAAGGCGGGGTTGAAAGAGGGGGATGTGATCCTGAAATTCGATAATCAACTCGTCAGCACGTACAAGGAAATGCGCAACATTTTGAATGAAAAAGATGCCGGTGATGAAGTTGAAGTCGAGATTCGGCGGGGCGACAAGACTATGACTTTAAAGGTCACTCTGGCAAAAAAAACCGATAAGGAGCGTCGCTAG
- a CDS encoding DUF11 domain-containing protein produces the protein MRKVYAGLLVATIAGGVVLGTSFGQSPELPKLTLPGDSPKDPVLPPLKAPDLTMPPAAEAPVKSEPAAKLPEIPAKLEMPALDIPKMDLPALPPVKEQLKEIKDLKDLKEPAKTATPEKKTEPAIPEPKKIEAPKPLDLPKMEPAAEPKKHSLEDNKKTGGAAAAVKSVPAVSIEAIAPGMVALGQNLTYELVIRNVGPTFVQQIRVDDEIPSSAKYLSSDPPAEVLGDRLQWSLGSLEANGEKRIRVSVKPGTEAEFHSKPTVTFSSQTSMQVQISRPKLQLDVVAAEAVSLGDEVVFDIKVTNTGNGAAQKLLLEAEPSKGLSHPQLQQTSLTKVQAEFATLQPGETKSVKLRTQAIQAGQQTCNIVASTFGAEKMVSTVNVQILQPNIQLKLNHPQRCMVRAEPVFKLELHSNGSSPTPPVQMAAAFPEGLEFISASDSGVYDPVNKTVTWSLPSQPAGGKKVISIKARANAAGNLAVRAIAQAGSKIESRVEGIVAVEGVPALQFEVNGSADPVELGKETVYEVKLVNKGTCACTNIRLQAILSDGLTVTGVTSPVPYKLQGTTLNFDPLSKLGMKGEQVIRVKVTGGKPGDQRFKALVSCDQIKQPVVKEESTSFYQP, from the coding sequence GTGCGAAAAGTCTACGCGGGCTTATTAGTAGCCACTATTGCAGGGGGCGTCGTTCTCGGCACTTCTTTCGGCCAGTCACCGGAATTGCCCAAGCTCACCTTGCCTGGCGATTCACCGAAGGATCCGGTTCTGCCACCGTTGAAGGCTCCCGATTTAACCATGCCACCCGCTGCGGAAGCTCCTGTCAAATCGGAGCCTGCCGCGAAATTGCCTGAAATTCCCGCCAAACTGGAAATGCCCGCGCTCGATATTCCCAAGATGGACCTCCCGGCCTTACCACCGGTGAAAGAGCAACTAAAAGAAATCAAAGATCTCAAGGATCTGAAAGAACCGGCCAAAACCGCGACACCGGAGAAGAAAACCGAACCGGCCATTCCGGAACCCAAGAAAATCGAGGCTCCGAAGCCGCTGGATCTTCCCAAAATGGAGCCCGCGGCCGAGCCGAAGAAACATTCGCTTGAAGATAACAAAAAAACCGGCGGCGCTGCAGCGGCCGTCAAATCGGTTCCCGCAGTTTCCATCGAAGCGATTGCTCCGGGAATGGTGGCTCTGGGTCAGAACCTGACTTACGAGCTGGTGATTCGAAACGTCGGACCGACTTTCGTCCAGCAGATTCGCGTCGACGATGAGATTCCTAGCAGTGCGAAATACTTGAGCAGCGATCCGCCCGCCGAAGTGCTGGGAGATCGCCTGCAATGGTCTCTGGGAAGTCTGGAAGCCAACGGCGAGAAGCGGATTCGCGTTTCGGTGAAGCCTGGCACGGAAGCCGAGTTTCACTCGAAACCGACTGTGACCTTCTCCTCTCAAACTTCTATGCAGGTTCAGATTTCCCGACCGAAGCTGCAATTGGACGTCGTGGCAGCGGAAGCGGTCAGTCTCGGCGACGAGGTTGTTTTCGACATCAAAGTGACCAATACCGGTAATGGTGCGGCCCAAAAATTGCTTCTCGAAGCGGAACCCAGCAAGGGACTGTCGCATCCGCAGCTTCAGCAGACTTCGCTGACCAAGGTGCAAGCGGAATTCGCCACGTTACAACCGGGCGAAACCAAGAGCGTAAAATTGCGAACGCAGGCGATCCAGGCTGGTCAGCAGACTTGCAATATCGTCGCCAGCACTTTCGGTGCGGAGAAAATGGTCAGCACGGTTAACGTGCAGATCCTGCAGCCGAACATTCAACTGAAATTGAACCATCCGCAGCGCTGCATGGTGCGGGCGGAACCAGTTTTCAAACTGGAATTGCATTCCAATGGCAGTTCGCCGACACCCCCGGTGCAGATGGCCGCGGCATTTCCGGAAGGTCTCGAGTTCATCTCGGCTTCGGACAGCGGTGTCTACGATCCGGTGAACAAGACGGTCACCTGGAGCCTGCCTTCCCAGCCCGCGGGTGGCAAAAAAGTGATCAGCATCAAGGCCCGGGCGAATGCGGCAGGAAATCTGGCCGTCCGAGCGATTGCTCAAGCGGGCTCGAAGATCGAGAGCCGGGTGGAAGGAATTGTCGCCGTCGAAGGGGTTCCGGCCCTGCAATTCGAGGTCAACGGCTCGGCGGACCCGGTGGAATTGGGGAAAGAGACGGTTTACGAAGTGAAATTGGTAAACAAGGGAACTTGCGCCTGCACCAATATCCGGTTACAGGCGATTCTCTCCGATGGGTTGACGGTTACGGGAGTAACCTCCCCGGTTCCTTACAAGCTGCAGGGTACCACGTTGAACTTCGATCCTCTGTCAAAATTGGGGATGAAGGGAGAACAGGTAATCCGCGTTAAAGTGACCGGTGGCAAACCGGGGGATCAGCGATTCAAAGCACTCGTGTCCTGCGACCAGATTAAACAACCGGTCGTGAAGGAAGAAAGCACGAGTTTCTACCAACCTTAA
- a CDS encoding L-lactate permease translates to MLLAVRYIQNLDPLNSPFFSTIVAALPVLVLFYLLVVRRWRASLAGLSGALVAILIAWSVYKMPLDMTCWSCVHGIGYGLLPICWTVFNAMLLYNVTVESGQFENVRRSVAGLSSDGRIQAVLIGFCFGAFLEGSAGSGAPVAVCGAMLVGLGFPALTAAVICLIANTSPVAYGGVATPIITLAGVTDIPGDLISVMAAHQLPFLSFLVPCYMVKVMCSWRETLAVWPALVVGGGSFAIFQFGFGTIHRYIPGLIVWPITDVGASIGSLVSLIIFLKLWKPKKEWHFEGSSQFAEGSHLKPLTMAQISKAWMPFVIMALFLIFNSQIRVLENQKKTTIANFEIAGQVIPFKTVYEIEIPTLHREVERAARLQKPGLAEPEKEAAIFKFIWLSAAGTPVFMAAVVSMLLLRMNWRQGKAVFWKTCEQMKIPIPTIACMLGLSYVTKYAGMDATLGVAFARTGWLYPYFAAMLGWLGVFLTGTDAGSNALFGSLQKITADELFKTNVFTHLTLPQAEILISTANSTGGVMGKMIDAQSICVATAGTHQLGKEADIFKKVIWHSIILGSIVGLMTMLQAYVYPFTLMVPK, encoded by the coding sequence ATGCTTCTAGCCGTCAGATACATCCAAAATCTCGATCCCTTAAATAGTCCCTTTTTCTCGACGATTGTCGCCGCGCTTCCCGTTCTCGTACTCTTTTATTTGCTGGTGGTCCGACGTTGGCGGGCCTCTCTGGCCGGGTTGTCGGGAGCTCTGGTCGCCATCCTGATCGCGTGGAGCGTGTACAAAATGCCCTTGGATATGACCTGCTGGTCGTGCGTCCATGGCATAGGATACGGCCTGCTTCCGATCTGTTGGACCGTTTTTAACGCCATGCTCCTGTACAACGTGACGGTCGAAAGCGGCCAGTTTGAGAATGTTCGCCGATCCGTCGCCGGATTATCGAGCGATGGCCGGATCCAGGCAGTACTGATCGGCTTTTGTTTCGGGGCTTTCCTCGAAGGCTCGGCCGGGTCGGGCGCTCCGGTAGCCGTCTGCGGGGCCATGCTGGTCGGATTGGGATTTCCAGCCCTGACCGCGGCGGTCATCTGCCTGATCGCCAACACTTCCCCGGTTGCGTACGGGGGTGTGGCAACTCCCATCATCACGCTGGCGGGGGTGACCGACATCCCCGGGGATTTGATTAGCGTCATGGCTGCCCATCAGCTTCCCTTTCTTTCGTTCCTAGTGCCCTGCTACATGGTGAAAGTGATGTGCAGCTGGCGTGAGACACTGGCCGTCTGGCCGGCTTTAGTGGTTGGAGGGGGATCCTTTGCAATTTTTCAGTTCGGCTTCGGGACGATTCACCGTTACATCCCAGGCCTGATCGTCTGGCCGATTACCGATGTGGGAGCCAGCATTGGCTCACTCGTCAGTTTGATCATTTTTCTGAAGCTCTGGAAGCCGAAAAAAGAATGGCATTTCGAGGGCTCCTCGCAGTTCGCCGAAGGAAGCCATTTGAAGCCTTTGACCATGGCCCAGATCAGCAAAGCCTGGATGCCGTTTGTCATCATGGCATTATTTCTGATTTTTAATTCACAGATTCGGGTGTTGGAGAACCAGAAGAAGACCACCATCGCGAATTTCGAAATCGCCGGACAGGTGATACCGTTCAAAACGGTGTATGAAATCGAAATTCCCACCCTGCACCGGGAAGTCGAACGGGCGGCCCGGCTCCAGAAGCCCGGTCTGGCGGAACCGGAAAAAGAAGCGGCGATCTTCAAATTCATTTGGCTGTCGGCCGCGGGTACGCCAGTGTTCATGGCGGCGGTCGTCTCGATGTTACTGTTGCGAATGAACTGGAGGCAAGGCAAGGCGGTCTTCTGGAAAACCTGCGAGCAGATGAAGATCCCGATTCCGACGATCGCCTGCATGCTCGGCTTAAGTTATGTGACGAAATATGCGGGGATGGATGCAACCTTAGGTGTGGCATTTGCCCGAACCGGCTGGCTCTACCCTTACTTTGCGGCCATGCTCGGCTGGCTGGGCGTGTTCCTAACCGGGACGGATGCCGGCAGCAATGCCTTGTTTGGCAGCCTTCAGAAGATCACGGCCGACGAATTGTTCAAAACCAATGTCTTTACCCATCTGACTCTGCCCCAGGCCGAAATTTTAATTTCCACGGCCAACAGCACCGGGGGCGTGATGGGCAAAATGATCGACGCTCAGAGCATCTGCGTGGCGACCGCCGGGACGCATCAATTGGGAAAAGAGGCCGACATTTTCAAGAAGGTCATCTGGCACTCGATCATTCTGGGCTCAATCGTCGGCTTGATGACGATGCTGCAGGCTTATGTCTACCCGTTCACGCTGATGGTGCCGAAGTAA
- a CDS encoding pepsin/retropepsin-like aspartic protease family protein, giving the protein MPVFFKSIKDAVVNSWIEYLVGALLFTPTAILSMLFFFVAFAQTSAQTPKEDSNVIEKFKIAKDGKPILLPIDVGGKKVPFLVDTSSSETCFDKSLITEPKPPLNLGGVGAFDAKRQGLNAINVPESWLGKKRLGDYIVTTLSIDDLEGMRQRLGCDVRGILGLDYLSHKIVQIDFDAGELRFLKRTHKELGKEISFESDDTDIPKINLHLDKFLKAKFILDTTDIGTTSGQLGETLVHKIVDSELGYSFKERDFLFHSPGGVIDQVRCNSLSIQGHVVKKPIFFEVDKINKLSLYFLSRFVVTFDFPVLPFLGATLGESVILG; this is encoded by the coding sequence ATGCCTGTTTTTTTTAAATCGATCAAAGATGCAGTCGTTAACAGCTGGATTGAATATTTGGTCGGTGCGCTTTTGTTCACGCCTACAGCTATCCTGTCGATGTTGTTTTTTTTTGTGGCCTTCGCGCAAACATCGGCCCAGACTCCAAAGGAAGATTCGAATGTCATCGAGAAATTTAAGATAGCAAAAGATGGCAAACCGATTCTTTTACCAATCGATGTGGGCGGTAAGAAAGTTCCTTTTTTGGTTGATACAAGTAGTTCGGAGACTTGTTTTGATAAGAGTTTGATCACCGAACCAAAACCACCTTTGAATCTAGGGGGAGTGGGTGCATTTGATGCGAAGCGGCAAGGTCTAAATGCTATAAATGTACCCGAAAGTTGGCTTGGGAAGAAACGTTTAGGGGACTACATAGTTACCACTCTTTCAATCGATGATTTGGAAGGCATGCGGCAAAGACTCGGTTGCGATGTTCGCGGTATTCTTGGACTGGATTATCTTTCACACAAGATTGTCCAGATCGACTTTGATGCGGGAGAGTTACGATTTCTGAAAAGAACTCACAAAGAACTCGGTAAGGAAATCTCGTTCGAATCGGACGATACCGATATACCCAAAATCAATCTTCATCTCGACAAATTTTTGAAGGCTAAATTTATTTTGGATACCACTGATATAGGCACTACAAGTGGTCAACTGGGTGAAACTCTGGTCCATAAAATCGTGGATTCAGAGCTGGGATACTCTTTTAAAGAACGAGATTTTTTGTTCCACTCCCCAGGAGGAGTAATTGATCAAGTGCGGTGCAATAGTTTGTCAATCCAAGGTCATGTAGTGAAAAAGCCAATTTTTTTCGAAGTCGATAAGATCAATAAGCTTAGCTTATATTTTCTGTCTCGCTTCGTTGTGACGTTCGATTTTCCGGTTCTTCCGTTTTTAGGCGCAACTCTCGGCGAATCGGTCATTTTGGGATAG
- a CDS encoding NAD(P)/FAD-dependent oxidoreductase, whose product MPENVIIIGSGPAGWAAAIYTARANLNPLVLEGDGTSEKNRQQGTIPLGQLSLTLEVENYPGFPNGDTRAYLKSALPEEALPYWVQANKPQPSHGINGPELMELMRQQAKNFGTRIESKDVVKVDFSKRPFKLTTHDDQVYEAQSVIIATGARANYLGLPSEDRFKNRGVSACAVCDGALPRFRNKPLLVVGGGDTAVEEANYLTKFASEVTMLIRRDVLRASKIMQKRAFDNPKIKIRYHSVLEEVLGDDKNGVTAIRIKNVQTNALEDYACSGLFLAIGHTPNTGFLDGQITLNPQGYIQWTTVARTYTNVEGVFAAGDVADDYYRQAISAAGTGCMAALDAERYLAHHGLI is encoded by the coding sequence ATGCCAGAGAACGTCATTATTATCGGTAGCGGCCCCGCCGGTTGGGCGGCTGCCATTTATACCGCTCGCGCGAACTTGAACCCCCTGGTGCTGGAAGGGGACGGAACCAGTGAGAAAAATCGGCAACAAGGTACGATTCCCCTCGGTCAACTCAGTCTGACCTTGGAGGTCGAGAATTACCCCGGCTTCCCGAACGGCGATACTCGCGCCTATCTGAAGTCGGCCCTGCCCGAAGAAGCTCTGCCCTACTGGGTCCAGGCGAACAAGCCTCAACCCAGCCACGGCATTAACGGGCCGGAACTCATGGAACTGATGCGGCAACAGGCCAAGAATTTTGGAACTCGCATTGAATCCAAGGACGTTGTGAAAGTCGACTTCAGCAAGCGACCGTTCAAATTGACCACGCACGACGATCAGGTTTATGAAGCCCAAAGCGTAATCATCGCCACCGGAGCCCGGGCCAATTACCTGGGCTTGCCCTCCGAAGACCGCTTCAAAAATCGCGGCGTTTCGGCCTGTGCGGTTTGCGACGGCGCCCTGCCCCGCTTCCGAAATAAGCCACTGTTGGTTGTCGGTGGAGGCGACACCGCCGTGGAAGAAGCAAATTATCTGACTAAATTCGCTTCAGAAGTCACCATGCTGATTCGCCGGGATGTCCTGCGGGCTTCCAAGATCATGCAGAAGCGAGCCTTCGACAATCCCAAAATCAAAATCCGTTATCACAGCGTTCTCGAGGAAGTTCTCGGGGACGATAAGAACGGTGTAACGGCCATCCGCATCAAAAACGTTCAAACTAATGCCCTGGAAGATTACGCCTGCTCCGGGCTGTTCCTGGCCATCGGTCATACCCCGAATACCGGCTTTCTCGACGGCCAGATCACCCTCAATCCGCAGGGTTACATCCAGTGGACGACGGTTGCCCGCACTTACACCAATGTCGAAGGGGTATTCGCGGCCGGTGACGTGGCCGACGATTACTACCGTCAGGCCATCAGCGCGGCGGGTACGGGTTGCATGGCCGCACTCGATGCGGAACGCTATCTGGCTCACCACGGCTTGATTTGA